One region of Thermoanaerobaculia bacterium genomic DNA includes:
- a CDS encoding carboxyl transferase domain-containing protein, with protein KYEAEGNPYYATARLWDDGIIDPAQTRDVLALALAAAENAPVEETRFGVFRM; from the coding sequence AGAAATACGAGGCCGAAGGGAACCCGTACTACGCCACCGCCCGGCTCTGGGACGACGGGATCATCGATCCCGCCCAGACGCGCGACGTGCTCGCGCTCGCGCTGGCCGCGGCGGAGAACGCGCCGGTGGAAGAGACTCGCTTCGGCGTCTTTCGAATGTAG